GTGACCAAATAGAGTATTCATGTAAGTTCTGTCTTCAACATTCCATATCTTAATTGTCCTATCAAATGAACCTGAAAAAAGTTCCGAAGTTCCCTGCCTAAAAGCCAGACAAGAAACAGGGCCCCTATGACCTGGAAAAGCCTGTAAAAACAATTGCAATTCAATATCAGCAATCCAATCGACAATTAGACAGTCCACAATCTTCAAACAATTAGCCCAATCAAACCTATGATTTTCGAAATATTGAGTGTAACGTGTTAGCAAGGACAACTACAAACCAAAGGAAGCAAATTACTTCACATTTTACTTTGTCAAACCCTGTGTAGGATCCTGTTTACATTCAAATAAGTTCACTATCCAGAGAAACACAAAATTTCTCAATGACTTTAATCTAAGCAAGGCGAAACATACAACAATAGCagtaaaacatttttattcaaaaaaaaaaatgaagcaaAATACACATACAATCGGTCCAATCCAAACAATCAGTAAACAATAAACCAACTACTATTTTATCTGCACAAATAACCAGAATAAAACATGCAAGCCACCTTTCATACTACATTCCTACCATtcatttgaaagaaaaaagaagcaCCTGAACATGCTCTCTGGTACGAGTATCCCATATATGAATATGGCGATCAAGTCCTCCAGTCGCCAAATACCTACCATCCGAGCTAGCAGACAAAGCCAATACATGCTTACTCTGCTTTGTAGCCGAGCCTTGCGGATCCTTCAAACCATGAGATTTCAACACCGAATCACTGGGCCACTTATACCGCTCAAATTGCCCACTACTCACATCCCACTGCAGAATTACTCCGTCCTTCGACGCCGAAAAGCCCTTCGAATCATCCTCAGACAGGGCCACCGCTGTAACGCTCTGTCTGTGCTTCACCAACACCCTAAACCCTTCATCACTACTTACTTTAACCctaaaataacaaacaaacaaatctTAGACTTCCATCAAAATCTAAAACGCAAACACAAACAGTTGGTGAAGAATGAAACATACTTTGAAGCAATGCTTCTTCTGACGCGACCACTTTCCTCTTGTTGCTCCTTTAACAACTTCTGAGCTACGAGTGAGTCTCTTGCTCCTTCTTCGTCTTCTTCATCACCATCTTCTTCCTCGTCACCGTCCTTTTGTTCTTTATCTTTCTGCGCTATTTGCCGAACCATTCGGATATAGTCTTGTGCGATTCTCTTCCGCGCCTCCGCACCTGTTTCTACCTCCTGATCCTCACCGGAGCCGTCGTCTGCGCCGGCGAAGAAGCCATCTTCATCAAAATCGCTTTCTATCTCGGCATCTTCTTCATCGTCGCGGTCAAGTTTGCCATTGGGCTTTCGGCGTTTTCGAGAATCGCTGGAGAAGAACGGATCATGGCTTTTCTTCTTTCGCGGCATGATTCAGATTCAAAAGGTTCGAATTTACGATACAGAGAGTGTTTGTAGGGTTTTTGAGAAGAGATGCGACTGAAGAAGAAACTAGGGTTTAAGAGcgatacaaaaaaaaacatagtttGTGTTTATGGACTccaaacattattttaattttttttattttctttcaataacaacaaaaaatggCTTAACTTTAACATTATTTCAAACTTTGTCTTAACTTTCTCGTAAAAACAGGggaaattattttgttaactcaactttattttctatttaattacttccaatttcaaatatttatttttcattggaAATAATATTCCTAATTAAGAATGTTATtcttaacaataaaatattatattggagagaaatatattttaagtttatattattcAGATTGCATGCATTGCAAGATTATGgattatgtatatatacttttaCATGATTACTAAGTCCagcattttctttatttaatatttttttcatgaataatGAGGAATATCACATGCATATTAATGTGAATTATGTTCTCTTGTTTACTTttcctctcttttctttcttaaggcatgttgataataataaaaaaaagagtaaaaaaaggaagaagaggttaacaaaagaatattaaatttatttaattaaaaataataaataaaaattgaataacttgaaaaaaatttgttaacaataataatatttcatttcttatacaaataaaagttaaaaacaataatatttaacagTAATTACGATAGTAATtcatatcttttataatttcaagTTTATATAaggatttctttttaattttaataatatatttaattgcaatacaaaattcataaaaacaataaaaaaaaggaattcaGTGGAACGAAAATAAACTTTtccactaattaaaaaaataaccattaacatctaaaatataattaaattacgCGTAAAAaaactctctttttttctccCCACTttgattttagattttaatttatctcacctttttaatttgtcaacggaaaatatgtttttgacaaagttttatttaacattgacaaacaattatttttgataaaaaattctaaaattttactattttatttttataattttcataaaaaatataagaaattattttatttaataattttgtcaactttgtcaacaaaatattaataaaaaatcattttcttctcAGACACcgttcatttatttatttactttctttGTATGTGTTCATTCTCCTATTATTGTTTTCTTGGCACATGTTTAATTTATTCTCTAATTCCTTTATCTAACAtaaaattccaaattttacaAGTTATTTTGTTCCCGTTTTTCCTTCATGATCATTGAAAACAATTCCAAATTTGTATAACAAGCAGTTGATTTTGTGAGATTGGAATTCACGATCCTAcgtgattaatttaaaaaatacaatgaaaTTTACTGTTCTCAGTTATTTTATAATGGTTACAgtggtaatttttttatgaaaattgtttgattttgtacATTAGACATATGAGCcaaatatgtttattatttttgcgaATCTCATGTCATTtaactgtaaaaaaaaatattatagctATTAACtcatcttttaataattacatttaatgcATATTATTTAATGCATATTATTAAACTAGAGGTACAGAAAGGTAAAGTATTATAATtacaagggttaaatatgtttttggtctcttaagtTTCAGCGAATTTTTGGATTAGttcctcttcaaaattttataccaatttagtccttcatctttagaaatacataaatttagtccttcttaccaaattttgttaagattatttgacattttaaacgtattttatgataatatttgagttaacattgaagcaaaaatgtatcaaatggtgtaaacaattcaaatattatcatgaaatgcacttgaaacgtcaaatcaacttaacaaaaggactaaattcatgcatttttaaagattgataactaaattggtataaagtttcgaagaggaaCTAAtcccaaaatttactaaaacttgagggactaaaaacatatttaaccctaattataatggtgaaattttttatcaaaattattcaaatgactatatttcaaaaaaattaccAAAAGGAACAAGTCGCGTTAGTGTGAAAAAGTCTTACTATGTTTAACACgacttttaattcaatttatatcataatacATTGAAGTTGTATTATGCTgatacaattttataacaaaattatattaaatttacaccacttgtttattattatgatttttttaaaaatttgttaatttcaatagttaacaaaatttacaccatttttattttgtttgtcatTATCATGGTTATGTTCCTacttaaaaattgataaagatTGTGATAAAGTACTAAGATGtaataactttaaaatctaCACTCTTCTAAATATAACAATGAATAACACGTTGAAAATAGTTGTTGGATTCCAAATTTACCatgacaaatatattttcacctCCAAATTAACCAAACAAACCAATTCTTATAAGTGGATATTATCCTTAACGAGTACAAAATACAAAGGTTGTTACAACACAACATTACCAAACACATGCATGTTCCTGTAAAACCTTTTATTAATGACCACTGTGTCGCATTTACTACAacattcttcatttttttttagattgaGCTCACAACACCATCTTTTGAAGATTGTTTGGTGGGTAGAGTAGACAAAGTAGCTGAATTTGCATTCACAAAGTTACAATGAGCTCGAATCTCTCCCTGTGTTCCTGTCAGCACTTGTATGATGCTCATTTTTATCATTGAAGCCTTAAAATTTTCGTAGAAAAGAGTCTGGTTATTGCTGAAGTTGTTCACAATGGGAATAGTATCTGCACCGGTGGTGGAAAACAACTCTTGATCACTCCGAAGCAACCCATTTTGAAGTTGAAGATTGGAGTAGTAGTTAGAGTCAAGTCTATCAGGAGTGCTTAAGTCCAAATTAGTGAGATTGGTTCCAGGTCCACCATTAGGGCAAATTGCTTGAAGTGCTTGTAGCAGGGTTGTGTTAAGAGTTGGGTCAGGGTTTCCAGTGCTGTTGAAATTGTATAATCGATTCACAAAAAATCTGCATTGAGCTCTGCCAATTGTATGAGCACCTGAAGaggaattatatatatgtaacaTATTATaccaattttgttaaatatatgtttcttagaatgcaaaaaatatatttacctGAAAGTGCAACTAAATCAATTGTGCTAAGGTTTTGCCTTTCAAATGCAGATTTGAGTTGGTCGAGAGAGAAATTGGGACCAGGAAGATTTTGATTAGCAAGATCGAAACTTGCGTTTAAACTGTCTCTTCTTCCCAGAGGAACTTTCCAATCAGGACCATGAGCCTAATAAGTAACAacacaaacaaatttatatatttgaaattaatttgtttgacttttataaaaaaaagggcAAAATTGTCTAaacttgtattttcttttaactaaaaatttaagatgatattttttatgtaaagtACATAGGACTGTGTTATTTCCACCCTGTTTTTATGAGTTCATCCACCGATTCTTTTGGTTATGTATCTAAATACTGTTTCCTTTAAGATAATCCTATCAATGTATTTTTCGAAGGTGAACTTAACACATGTATAGTGAGAATAGAGAAGCCttgaacatattttaaaatatgggcTTTATATTTATAGACTTGGGCTCCAGGCTCAAAGGCAAGTTGATTATTGTCCATGGATCCACATCTCCCAATAAAACTTTAAGATGAGATTCAgatttacaatataataaatttgaatgcttattttctttaaataaatttatttatctgattatatgtttttgtttttttttaaataacaagtGGAATTTCTGGGAAATgtttttatacataattatatctatcttaatttctttaatattttttcctattttatttaaaaaatatcgaACTTATTTGATTAATGTTAAAGTACCATGATACATTTAGCATCTGGATTCGTTTATTTCCTTCGGTTAAAagtaacaataattatataaattcattacaaaaataaaaactaaaaagaatgaCTTGTTACTTTTCTTATAAACAATTAGAttatataataagtaatttatgttttaattttaacaagtatatactttgaaataaaatatattatttcgaAATTATCCAAATAATTGATGGATACAGTGCTGCTACCTCTGTTAGGATGTCTATGATTTATACCAATACATCAGATGTCCCTTatatagaaattttttttttcagatttttatattatatttagttatGAATAGTGTGTAAGATAAAGAGAAATGATTGCAAggtaatatatttaaagaaagacctacctttttttttttttcagtattaCTATAAGTACACGAAGCTTCCTCCTACCATTCAAAACCTAACGGGAACTATATAATCCTTTGTCATtatgtttgaataattttaacgATAATGATAATAtctctctccttttttttatttagatctTTTCCTCTTTAACATGATTTAGTATAAGTTATtgattaatatcttattattatttttattgaaaggaGCAATGAtccatattaaattatattaaaaataataatgaaaatagaaaaagaaagtaaaaatataattttctcaGTTTTAACAAGAGATATCAATACTTTTTATTCAGATGGTTCACTGTCATGTTGTTCTGTCTATGGAAAGATATATCACAAATTGTGTGATGAGTTTTTGGCCTTAGTACAAGGATTTATTATAGTACCATAGGATCTGACATTATTGAGGACTCATAAAAAATCTTGACAATAACACCACAACAACTCACTAGCTCATATCTAAGTTAGTTCACATAtgcattaaataaaaagaatactcCTAAATTTATTATCATCTTCAAGTTAATTATAACCGAGTATTATTGAAGTCACATGCCCGATAAAGataatatcaatttatttattttattttataaataaattttagaaagtttaattaaacttaaaaatatattttgtaattatgaaatttgaatactaactttcttttcttataattatttttcaagcCAAAAGAATGGGAAAATTGAAGTTTTAGAGCGAGATTTGTTTATCTTATTTGAATTACATGATTAGTTAATATGAGTGATAGAGGAAGATAAGCATAGTTACCAGAACAGAAGATATCTCAGCTGCAAGAGCAAGAATATCAGCACAGGAGACAACCCCAGGACATTGATTTTCTACTGCTGTCTTGATCTCATTAACAACATCCAAACCTCGTAAGCTGTTGTTATTTGGCCCTGCACCTTGTTCACTCACGATCGTGTCAGTGCTGTTCAAAAGAACTGATGCATCACACCCCTGTCACACACAGTGATTACTAAGATTTTTCAAAGATgctttataaaaagaaaatcaacacAAATGGTATATACCTGAACAAAGCAATCATGGAAGTGAAGTCTTATGAGACTGGCGAGAATTCGAGGATCGGATTTGGAGACATTTCTGAGAACTTCACGCACAATAGAATGCACCCTTGGACACGTGTCTCTGTAGAATGAGTTATCAAGCTGTGCATTTGAGAAGCGTGGTGATGCTGCCAGCAAAACCACCGCACAGAAAAGTGCTACTTTCACTGTGAAAACACTGAAAAAACTCATTGTTTCTTGTGTTTTGAGCAGTGAATGTGATGTTGTTGTGAGCTTCCCCAGATGCTTGTGGTCTATTTAAAGAGacagaaagaagaaagaagaaagaagaaagaagaaaagaggaaCGTGGTTTAGTTTTATGATCCGCTGGTGGTGGGTTCAGATTTCAATCATGCTACCGCGATTAATGAGAAAAGTCAAATTTggtgtttctgaaatttaataAGAATTCATCCATATATTCACGATGCTACACCTAGACCAGGTTGTTTAAGTGTGTTCTCTCtcagtaaaaataaattaaccagAACTAAACACGTTAATATATGATATGGTGAACTCTGATTTTGACCAAAAATTTGATGAgctaatatttatataactacATTGATGTTTGAACTTAACCAGaaaaatattagataaaaaaataatgtttggtTTGAATGAGGATAGAATTAAATAATGATCACAATTACCTATCTTCGTTCCGAACAAATGTTCATATGTCCATTAGTTTCTACTCACtcttcctttatttattttctctaagTGGTGTGATTAAATTGACTTGGATGATAAAATTGAACACATTAAAATATGGATCCTTATGATTCTTGCACAACAATTGATGTCTctgtatatatttaattttattccatTCTTATTTCCTAACATGTGTTTacgatttagttttttttagtaaatgcGATTTTCTTCACTACTAATTTTTGTAGTTgactatatatattttctacCTTATATTTTcgtgtgtaaatatatatatatatatatatatatatatatatatatataattttaactttttcatcgataaaacatgaaaaaaaaaacattcttatctccatatcaaaatttaacaggtatcaaaattttgtctaatctttactaaattaaatttttttatgaaataataaaagattacgGTAAAAGAAAcgtaatattatcaaatattcaatattaagagataattgtttctttaatattaaatatttataaataaattataattatgattgtatACATTCAAAATTAGAATACTAACTGAAATTTtgtgagaaccaaaacatttattaaatttacaaacattaatgaaacctagttgataaaatttaaaaatattttaaaaaaatataaaaaatatattcaaattaaaaaatattttaaatgtatgtttacttcaatttttaaaattataatgaaatctctatttttatacactaacaaaagttataatacatcactctatcaaaatcacacaaagaaaaaattaaattattaataatagaattttaacatatcttttatattttgaacttcaatatatatgttggattctaataaaaaaaattcatgacaattatattaaatcattatattataataaataaaatttatttatataattataataataaaattatatgtacgAATGTGTACATCCCATATCTATACCCAATTAATCGTAGGGATTCATTATCAAAACAGAAACATATTAAGACAATACTTACAAAACGAATTTATTTGTTATCCctaatctcaacaaatataACAATCAAACATTGTTCATTGTATGATTAATTTAATCCTTTAATACATGTTAACTCAAacaataaaatcttaaattcattattttgtatACATTGCAAACTAAGCGCATTCGAAACTAACAATTATATACTCCATCAAGTTATCTTCCACACACcccaaatattaaaatagaaaaaaaaaatatctgcATTGTAATGAAGGCAACTTTACGAACAAATTCCTatgaaacacaaacacacactaCAACAATTTATAGTTTAGACCACACTAAAATAAACAAAGGCTAAATAAATGTagcctaaacatataataaacaacatttttataaatgatgtataaatatcatgaaagtccatgattatataattgttgctttaaactatg
This portion of the Vigna unguiculata cultivar IT97K-499-35 chromosome 6, ASM411807v1, whole genome shotgun sequence genome encodes:
- the LOC114186697 gene encoding U3 snoRNP-associated protein-like YAO — protein: MPRKKKSHDPFFSSDSRKRRKPNGKLDRDDEEDAEIESDFDEDGFFAGADDGSGEDQEVETGAEARKRIAQDYIRMVRQIAQKDKEQKDGDEEEDGDEEDEEGARDSLVAQKLLKEQQEESGRVRRSIASKVKVSSDEGFRVLVKHRQSVTAVALSEDDSKGFSASKDGVILQWDVSSGQFERYKWPSDSVLKSHGLKDPQGSATKQSKHVLALSASSDGRYLATGGLDRHIHIWDTRTREHVQAFPGHRGPVSCLAFRQGTSELFSGSFDRTIKIWNVEDRTYMNTLFGHQSEVLSIDCLRKERVLTAGRDRSMQLFKVHEESRLVFRAPASSLECCCFVSNDELLSGSDDGSIELWTVMRKKPIYILRNAHALLVDNMKSDQKDSERLLNGNIENGYHHPENHHCASVSSWVSAVTVCRNSDLAASGAGNGSVRLWAIESDTKDIKPLHNVPLVGFVNTLAFAKSAEFLIAGVGQEPRLGRWGRSSEARNGVSILPLKL
- the LOC114188922 gene encoding peroxidase A2-like; amino-acid sequence: MSFFSVFTVKVALFCAVVLLAASPRFSNAQLDNSFYRDTCPRVHSIVREVLRNVSKSDPRILASLIRLHFHDCFVQGCDASVLLNSTDTIVSEQGAGPNNNSLRGLDVVNEIKTAVENQCPGVVSCADILALAAEISSVLAHGPDWKVPLGRRDSLNASFDLANQNLPGPNFSLDQLKSAFERQNLSTIDLVALSGAHTIGRAQCRFFVNRLYNFNSTGNPDPTLNTTLLQALQAICPNGGPGTNLTNLDLSTPDRLDSNYYSNLQLQNGLLRSDQELFSTTGADTIPIVNNFSNNQTLFYENFKASMIKMSIIQVLTGTQGEIRAHCNFVNANSATLSTLPTKQSSKDGVVSSI